One window of Sander lucioperca isolate FBNREF2018 unplaced genomic scaffold, SLUC_FBN_1.2 Unpl_61, whole genome shotgun sequence genomic DNA carries:
- the LOC118494582 gene encoding uncharacterized protein LOC118494582 codes for MAEFRRIQITLFVILMLQFTAVAGQNPLSFTVRAGDEVTLPCENVISQDCSSTTWLSSRKGETTTVALIELGQIKDGIPKAKSDRLSLREKCSLVIKNVTEEDVGRYTCRQFYRSGQQQGPDAVVHLSVVNMTEQKNTDDTVTLFCSVLTYSGCDHSVKWLYEGDENDVKITPHTCSASVSFPPHLHQKLLKCNVTDKKNGNTLLCNVGPQSSCKKTGNTTVGTDNTPTTPGT; via the exons ATGGCTGAATTCAGACGGattcaaataactttatttgtgaTTCTGATGCTCCAGTTTACAG CAGTAGCTGGACAAAACCCCCTCTCCTTCACTGTCAGAGCTGGAGATGAAGTCACTCTGCCTTGTGAAAATGTGATAAGTCAGGACTGTAGTAGCACTACTTGGCTTTCTAGTCGTAAAggggaaacaacaacagtaGCGCTGATAGAGCTTGGGCAGATTAAAGATGGGATTCCCAAAGCTAAATCAGACAGACTGAGTCTTAGAGAGAAATGTTCTCTGGTTATAAAGAATGTCACAGAGGAGGATGTTGGTCGTTACACCTGCAGACAGTTCTACAGATCAGGACAACAACAAGGTCCAGATGCTGTGGTTCATCTGTCTGTTGTCAACA TGACTGAACAGAAGAACACTGATGATACAGTCACCTTGTTCTGCTCTGTGTTGACATATTCTGGGTGTGACCACTCAGTGAAGTGGCTGTATGAGGGTGATGAGAATGACGTGAAGATAACACCTCATACCTGTTCAGCCAGTGTGTcatttcctcctcatcttcatcaGAAGTTACTGAAGTGTAACGTGACAGATAAGAAGAATGGAAACACTCTGCTGTGTAATGTCGGCCCCCAGTCCTCTTGTAAGAAAACAG GAAACACAACAGTGGGAACAGATAACACACCAACAACACCAGGTACTTAA